The window AGAGGAAATGTGGTTGATTTACATTCACCTGCTACTGGGCTAAATTACCTTTTTGTTCAAATTAATTTAGGCGTTATACAGCTTCAGCAGCTTCAGCAGTTTCAGCAGTTTTAGACTTAGTTGCAAAAAAGCTGACATGATAAGGAAATCTTTTCCAAGGATGGATTTGAACTTCCTGTAAAACAGTTGTACCACTCCAAGAAAGCTCAGGTATGTTTAATTGAACCTCTGGTTTTTTACCAGAACTCGCTTTCAACAAATCTCCAACCGCTTTACTGTCTACAACCAGAGAAATAGATTCTCTACCTTGATGACCATATAATACAGCCGGAATTAACCCACTGCGACGAAGGGCTCTAGGCTTGCTGCCTTCTGGTCGTTTTTGACATTCAATGCTTAGTGACATAATCAGTATTGAGATTTGTTAGGGGTTAAGAATTTGACAGTTACACAGCTAGTAATCTAGTAACTGTTGACTGTTTTCTGTTTTCTGTTCAGACTACCGATTGTACCGGACTTCCGTTAGCGTGTAACAGCGCACGTTTTGGCCCATGAATTGGGTCTTCAACAATAATTGTTTGATCGCGGCTGGCACCCAATGAGACAATGGCGATCGGAACTTCCATTAACTCTGCCAGGAATTTTAGATAATCCAAAGCTTGTTTGGGTAAATCATCTAAAGAGCGACAATCAGCAGTAGATTGTTGCCAGCCTGGTAAAGTTTTATAGATAGGCTTACAATTGGCAAACTGGCGGGCGGAACTAGGGAATTCTTCGATGTGTTTGCCATCAATTTCGTAAGCAACGCAGACGTTGATTTCTTCCAACTCGTCTAGCACATCGAGTTTGGTAATTGCTAAACAATCCAAACCATTAATCCGAACTGCATAGCGACCAATCAGTGCATCAAACCATCCACAGCGACGCTTACGACCAGTTGTAGTGCCAAATTCAGCACCGCGATCGCATAATAACTCACCCATCTTACCGTTGAGTTCTGTAGGAAAAGGCCCCTCTCCAACTCTGGTAGTATATGCTTTTGCTACACCAATCACGCGATCGATCATTGTCGGGCCTACACCCGTACCTACGCAAGCTCCTCCTGCAACTGGATTGGATGAAGTAACGTAGGGATACGTGCCATGATCCAAGTCTAAAAGGGTTCCTTGCGCCCCTTCAAACAAAATATTGCGTCGGCGCTGAATAGCATCGTAAATAAACAAAGAAGTATCTACGACATACGGGCGTAAACGTTCAGCATAACCCAAGTATTCCTCTATTACCTTTTCTGGATCAAGAGGTGGTAAATTATAAAGTTTTTCTAAAATGACATTTTTATAATTAATAGTCCAGTTCAACTGCGATCGCAATGTATCTGAATCCATCAAATCTTGGACTCTGATGCCAGTTCTTTCCGACTTATCCGCATAAGTTGGGCCAATACCGCGTCCAGTTGTCCCAATTTTATGATTACCCCGTTGTTTTTCTGATGCCTCGTCAATTATCCTGTGATAAGGCATCGTCACATGAGCCGTTTGAGATATCAGCAGATTGCCTGTAGGTATTTTTAACGCTTGTAGCTGATCGAGCTCTTTAATTAAAAGCTCAGGATCTATTACCGTGCCACAACCAATTATGCAATCCGTATCAGGATACAAAATACCGGAGGGAATCAAGTGTAACTTAAAGGTCTGACCCTTAACTACAACTGTATGTCCCGCGTTGACCCCTCCCTGATAACGTACGACAACATCTGCCGATTTACTAAGTAAATCAGTTATCTTTCCTTTACCTTCATCGCCCCACTGGGCACCTATTACAACAACGTTAGCCAAGGGTTTATTAAAAGAGCTAAAGTTTACACAAACTAAGATTATCTGCACATACAGCCATAAATGTCAACTTAACTCATGCCTGAGAATGTGTAGATGTAAAAAGTCTTAACCTTGTGTTGTTTTAATGTATTGATACAATCTACAGATAGCGCTATACCTAAAACCCTACTTTTCATGCTAAATTGCGTTTCTGTATGGCTCACCTGGCAATCCATTTGTGTTTGAGGAGGGGTGATAACTGATGGCAACCTTGAGCACACCTGATATATCTATGGCTTCGGCTAATCGTCATACTAAGTTGCTATTAGTCTGCTTGCAACCACGATGGGGAGTTTGCTGGAGTGTATTGTTTTTTATTTTAAACGTAGCTGGATTAAAGGCTGCAACTAATAAAACTATTGCTCCAATAGCAGAAAATTATATATCACCATCACAATTAATTACTCAGGAACAGCAGATTGTAGAAAAAAAAGACATATTTTTAGAGTCTGACAGTAACCTTAAAAGCAACTCAGCGCAACTTTACTATCAATTAAAGCCAGAAACTTTTTTAATTGCTGCTCCCGATAACTTTACCCCCAGGTTACGTTCTCAAGATGTACCCCCAGTTCCTAACCAGCAGGTGCAGACACCCGCCACATCAACAGCGCCAACGCCTACAACGCCACCTTTACCAGCAGTACAACCACCTGCATCTTTACCTGAAGCTAACCCAACCGCAACTACTCAAAATACAGCTTCACCAAGCTTAACTTTAGACAATTTGCAAATCAACTTTCGCAATGATGTTGATAATTTTGATCGAGAAAATAGATTTATTGAGCCGACGGCTCAATTTAGGTTGAGTAATGGCAACATAGTTCAACTAAAAACTGGATTTAATTATTTTAAAGATCCAGATGTAGAAGATGTATCCAATATTCCCCTGACTGTGGGATATCAAACTAAAATTAATCAAGTAACCGTGCAAGCTGGGGTTGGAGTTGACATATTTAATCGTCTGCCAACAGCTATTAATTTTAATAGTAAAGTAGATGTTCCTGTTGGTAACAATATTACTTTATCCGGGGTTCTAGAACAGGGGCCTTATAAATTCAATGCTGAGACTTTAGATAATCAAATTAGAACTTGGCGATATGGCCCAAATTTGTATTGGCAAATTGACCGCAATACCAGTTTGTTTTCATTGTTACGTCTTGGTAATTATAATGATGGTAATTTTGAACAGCAATCTTTTAGCAGGTTAGAGCGCAAGTTTGGCCCATTTTCGATCGCCGCTAATTTATTTAACTGGAGTTATAACCAAGATTACCAGGAAAAAAGCGGTTACTTTTCTCCACCAGATTTTCTAGTTTTTACAGGAGAAGTGGCTTTAGAAAGTGAAATTTTTGATTTTTTGCGTTGTCGAGTAGCTGCGAGTTTAGGGCAACAAAGACTTCGGGGTGAATTTAATAACGCTAATAGCTATGAAGGTCGGTGTACCGGAAAAATTTCTCAAAACGTAGATGCAGATTTTGGCTATGTTTACTCAAATGTACAAAATCAAGAAACTGGAAATAGCGAATATAACAATCAGTCTTTTACAGGTGTTCTGCGAGTCAAATTTTAAACTTGAAATGTGAGCATAAAGGAAGATAGTATAACTAAGCAAGTGAAAAAAATAATATTTACACTAAAATTCACCAAAAAACATTTTAGTAAAACTGTTTTTACGTCAATCTTCAATTATAGTTGTTTCATCGCTAAAATGTGGGATATATTAGATATTTCAAGCTTGTGTAACTTAAACCTAAATATTAATAATATCCCCCGAATAAAGCTGAATTTACTACTAAAATATAATCACTTTAAAATGTTTAGTGGAGTGTAATTTAAAATGAATTCTGATTTTGAACCTCCGCCAAAAAGTTGGTCAGCATTAGCGACGGTTGGCGGAATCTTGACAGCACTTGTGGCGATCGCAGTTCTACAATCTGTATCAAATAAGCTACAGAAAGATCAACGTACAGAGAAAAAGCCTGTAACCCAGACAGTGGCATCTTCCTTTGAAAAACAGGATGTCAAGGCAATGCAATTGCCTGGTAGACCAGTTCCATTCGATCAGATAGCAGCTAAACCAACGCCTTATGCTGCTCCAACGGCAGGAAAATTAACCGCAGCCGAATTGGAAATGGCGCGTCAAGCTTGGAGCTATTTCGAGAAAAACTGGAACGAAGAAACAGGCTTGGTTAACTCTGTAGACGGGTTTACCTCCGTAACCCTGTGGGATCAGGCAGCAGGAATGGCAGCTTTGGTGAGTGCTTTTGAACTCGAAATCGTGCCAGAAACAGAATTTAATGAAAAAATGGCTACGGCGTTAAAAAGCCTTGCTAAACTGCCCCTTTATAAAAAAGAACTTCCCAACAAGGTATACAACTCAAAAACCCTCATCCCAGTAAATTACGGCAAAGTTGACCAAGAAGAAGAAATTGGCTGGTCAGCAATAGATTTAGGAAGAATGGCGATTTGGCTCAAAATTGTAGCAGCTAAGTATCCACAATTCAGTTCTGATGCCAGGGCAGTGTGGAGCAGTTGGAAACTAGATAGACTGGTAAAAAACGGTCAAATGTATGGTACATCCGTTGTTAATGGGGAAGAACTATACAACCAAGAAGGTCGTCAAGGCTACGAAAATTACGGAGCTTATGGGCTAAAACTGTTGGGATTGAACGTAGACCGCGCTTTGAACCCTACTAACTACTTAGGCTTTGTTAATCTCTATAACACCGGAGTTCCCTACGATTTACGAGATGCTAAAACCAGTGGAGCTAATAACTACGTTTTGAGTGAGCCTTTTATTCTAGATGGCATTGAAATAGGCTTTCAAGGATTACCGAAAGCTTTTGCAGACAGGGTATTAGCTGCTCAAGAAGCGAGATTTAAAGCAACTAACCAGTTAACTGCTGTCACTGAAGATAACTTAGACCGCGAGCCATACTTTGTGTATAGCAGCTTGTTTGTCAATGGGGAACCTTGGGCTGTCATCACAGATACTGGTAAAAAGTACAACAATTTACGATTTCTCAGTTCTAAAGCATCGGTAGGTTGGCACGTACTTTACAATACGCCTTATACTCAGAAGCTATTCGATTTTGTGCAAACAAACTTGAAGTCTGAAAAAGGTTGGTATAACGGCTATTACGAAACTTTACGCGAACCTAACAAATCTTTAACAGCCAATAATAATGGCGTAATTATGGAAAGCTTGCTTTACAAGAAAGTTGGCAAGCCGTTAATTGTCTGGGCGGGTGTCGAATAGCTTGAGTAACTTGCTTAGAATTGATATAGGCTTTATCAGTGGCATAGGGTAATGAACCAAGAACGCAACGGAACGCAGTGGTCAAAGCTAATGGCTCTGTCTCTTACAGGAGTCACCATTGGACAGTTATTGCCCTATGGTTCACTGCCTGTAGATCAAGCATTAGCTCAAAATCCGAGTCCAAATCAAGCAGCGTGTGCAGATATTGTTGCTCCCTTAACTCAAGAAGAGCAAGAATATGCCCGCACTGCTTGGCAGTATTTTGTGAAAAACTACCAACCAACGACAGGGTTGGTTAATTCTACAGGGGGCTATCCATCTGGAACCCTGTGGGATATGGCAAATTATCTGGTTGCCTTAAGTACAGTGCGTGGGCTGAATATTATTACTCAAGCTGATTTTGATGCTCGGCTGAATAAGTTTTTGACTGGGATAAATGCGTTGCCATTATTTAACAATGCTTTACCCAATAAAGTCTACAATGCTGCTACAGGGGCGATGGTAGATTATGGTAATAATCCCAAGCCGAATGGTATTGGTTGGTCGGCTTTGGATATTGGTCGAATGTTAGCAGCATTTCACATTATCCGTACTTGTCATCCTGAATATGCAGATTGGGTGGCAAGTGTTGTTTCTAGGTGGAAGTTAGAGCAATCTATTAAGGATGGGCAACTTTATGGCGCTGTAGTTTTACCGGATGGTAAAACTCAGTTTGTGCAGGAGGGACGGCTAGGTTATGAAGAATATGCTGCGCGTGGATATGAACTTTGGGGTTTTAAACCGAATAAAGCGATCGCAATTGAACCGTTTCAGTTTGCTAAAGTTAACAACCTGAACATACCAGTAGATAGTCGTGACTATCAAACCACTAACGCTAACAATTACGTTGTTAGCGAATCCTATATTTTAGATGGCATAGAATTTGGTTTACAAGGGTATTTAAAAGACTATTCTCGCAGTGTTTTTGAAGCTCAAAAACGCCAGTATGAAGAAACAGGAGAACTGACAGCAGTTTCAGAAGATAACATCGATCAACCTCCTTATTTCCTCTACAGCACTGTTTACTCTAATGGTGTACCTTGGGCAGTAATTACAGATGAAAACAAGCCTTATCCGCAATTACGAAGTTTAAGTACAAAAGCAGCTTTTGGTTGGCGCTATCTGTACCCAGATGATCCTTATGCACAAAAAATATTTGATGTAGCCAAAGACTTGCGTAATGCTGATGGTTTTTATGCAGGGCTTTATCATGAAACTAAAAAACCCAACTCAATCTTAACAGGCAATACTAATGGGCTAATTCTCGAAATTTTGTATTACAAAGCTAGAGGAAATCGTCCATTAATTAATCCCACTCTTGTCAGTTTTGCGGATGCACCACCTACAGGCAATGCGCTAGTAGCAGAATCTCCAACACCAGCTAATGTCAATCCTCCTGTAGCTGTAGCTCCCACACAAGCTGCGCCTAACCCCAATGCGGCTGCGCCACCAAGATCGGTAGATGCTCGGATAAATCCACCACCAACAAATACTGCCACACAACAACCGACAGCAACTACCCCACAAGTTGTCGCTGTTGCTCCAATTCCCGCAGTAAGTGGACAACCTGCTGCTGCTCCCAAACTAGCGAGACCATTAAAGCCGCAAGAAAAACGCTACGCTGAGGCGGCTTGGAAATATTTTCAAGCAAATTATGAGCCAAATACTGGATTAGTTAGCGATCGCAGCGATGTTAAAGGGCTAACTCCTTGGGGAATAGGTGACTATATAGCAGCTTTGCACGCCGTGCGATCGCTCGATGTAATTTCCTCTGAAGAATTTGACAACCGTACCCGTCTACTTTTGGGAGCGTTGCAAAAATTACCATTATATGGTAATGAAATACCATCTCGCAGTTACGATCCTAGAACATTACAACCAATTGATTATGGGGGCAACAGCGTATCTCAAGGTACAGGTTGGTCAGCCTTAGATATTGGGCGGTTAATGTCCGCTTTGTACAATCTCAAAAGCGCGTTTCCGCAGTACACCAACGCAGTCGATCAAGTAGCATTACAGTGGTCGTACCTAAGAGTAGTACGAGATCAACGACTGCAAAGTGCGATCGCCAAACACGAAGGAAACAAAACCCAAGCTGATGGTAACTCAGACTATATGCTGAGTGTGGTTTATCCAGAAGTGCGCTTAGGTTACGAAGAATATGCTGCGCGTGGTTTTCAATTATGGGGATTTGATGTTGATCGCTCCAGCGTAGGGGGAGAGTATCAATCTGAGAAAGTAGAAGGAGTTAACGTACCTACCAAACGCATCCGCCCCGATATTAATACGGAAACCAATCAGTACACAGTTAGCGATCCTTTCTTGCTGTACGGGTTAGAGTTTGGCGTTGATCCTCAGATGCGTCAGCTATTTGAACCAATCCGCCGAGCGCAAGCTGAACGCTACCGTCGTACAGGTAAACTCACGGCTGGAGGTACTACCGTTCTAGACCGAGAGCCTTATGTTGTCCGTAGTACTATCATCGCTGATACCGAGCCTTGGGCGACTATAGCAGATGATGGCAGACGAGTACCAGATGTTCGGATGGTTAGCACGGCAAGTGCTTTTGCTCTCAATGCGCTCTACCCAGGGGACACTTATGCGGCTGAGTTATGGCGGGCAAGCACAGACTTATACGATTCATCACAAGGCTACTATGAAGGGTTTTTAGAAAACACAGGTCAACCAGTTAAAGCTTACACAAGTACCACTAATAGTATGGTGCTGCAATCGCTGCTGTACCAAGTAACAAATCAGCAGCCAATTGTAACCAGAAACCTGAATATTAATTCTCCTTGGTGGCAAGCAGTAGCTAAGGGAGATTCCAGTCGCGGTTTACCTGTGGCAAATAGCCAAACAACACAACTGGTGGCTGATGCTTCAGGAACTTACTGGACTTCGGTTAATAATCGCCAACCAGTAGCATTACAGCCAACTGCCAATAATACAGCAGTAGCTTCTCAGCAGCCACCAATAGAAAACAGTTCTGCGATCGCTTCATCCCCAGCAACAACCCCAGAATTTACAGCGCCCGTTGCTAGTACTCCACCCGTAGTACGGACAGCCCCACAAACAACACCTAACACAACAACCCCAGAATTTACAGCCCCTGTTGCCAGTACTCCCCCAGTAGTAGCAACAGCACCACAAACAACACCAAGCTCAACAATAAATCAACCGCCACGCGATAGCGCAAGCGCTGACTTGTCAGTTCGCATTGCTGCTGTACTTCCTCGCCTACAAACAGACACCAATATAGTTGCAGCCCAGATTGCATGGCAATATTTTGAGCGTAACTGGAACTCGGAAACCGGATTAGTTAACTCACTAGATAATAATCCTGTCACCAACATTTGGGATCAAGCAAGTGCGATCTTAGGAATGCACAGCGTCCGTCAATTGTCAATCATCAATTCAGATTTATTTAACAGTAGATTCTCTCGACTGCTGCAAACTTTAGAAACACTACCTTTATCAGCAGCAAAGTTACCCAACCAAGGTTATAACACTCGCACTGCCAAGATGCTCCAGCTACCGACTACTGAATTGCAAAGCCCTAGTGGTTCCTCAGCAGTAGATCTGGCGAGATTTTTGTTGGCATTGCACGTAATTAAAACTAACTATCCTGAATATAGTCAACGAGTTAATAATCTTGTTGCTCGTTCAAACTTATTGCAAGTAGTTAAAAATGGTTTACAACAACCTGGCACAGAAGCACAAGGTTATAAGCAATATGCTGCCAAAATTTTAACTCTTTGGAAAGTTAACGTAGCAGGATTAGACAATTTTTCCTTAGCATCGGCTCAAAACAGCCTTAGCGACTCTAGCTTTAGGAGCGATCGCACAATTGATCCCTATATCCTTTGGGGATTGGAATTAGGGTGGCCTGAAGCTGTTAAAACCCAATTAGTTGGCTTGTTACAATCCCAAGCACAAAAATCCTACTTTAAAAACTACAGTCTATCTACCAACGATCAGCCCTGGCAGACTAGGAACAAACAAACCTCAACCGATGCTTCAGTAAACTTCTTGAGTACCAAGTCAGCTTTTGCGATCGCATCACTGCTAGAAGATGATCCATATGCTACAACCCTACGGCAGTACGTCCAAAACCTAGCTCAAGAAAATCGTGGCTATCTTTCAGGACGTTATGGGAATTCCCAAAATAATCTTAAGGCTTCAATAGACGTTAACACTAATGCCATGATTTTAGAAAGTTTACTTTACCAAGCCAGAAATCGTCGTCCTCTCGCCTTTTAATATCTCAGGATGAGGTGAGAAACTAGATGGTAGACTTCTTTCAAAAGTCTTTTTCTTACCCCTCCGTAGCCGTCCCTAAAGTTGATCGAGGAGTAAAGTTTCTTACTTCCCCAATACACAAGGGGATTGAGGGGATAAATTGACGATTTTTGTGAGAAATTTCTTAAATAAGCACAATTTTCTCTGTGCTAGATGTTTCTTTATGCCTTGCACCGTAAATTTTATTCCCTATTTTGGGCTTGCTCATGACTCGCAGTTACTTTGCTGATCATCCACAAAGCTTTCCTGGGAATAGCAGATCTCGTTTAAAAGAAAGAACTCTGCTATTTCGCTATCTGGCAGAAATCAATCTTATTCTAGGAGCTTGGTATTTATACTGGCGGATCAATAATTCGATCAATTTTGATGCTCTGTGGCTATCAATTCCCTTGCTACTGGCAGAAATTTATAGCTACATTGGCGGTTTGATGTTCACAATTGGGCTTTGGCGACCACTTGTGCGAGAAATCAAATCTATTGATCAGTTAAGACCACCAATGCCACAATCAAAGTGGCCAACAGTGGATGTATTTATTACCTGCTACAGTGAGCCACCAGAAATGGTGGAAGAAACAGCCAGAGCAACTTTGGCAATGGATTATCCAGCCAGTAAACTACGGGTTTATATACTGGATGATGGCAACTCAGCAGAAATGCGAGCAATGGCGCAAAGACTAGCTATAGAAGATTTGCAGTCACCGTTATTGCAGGAAGAAGCACAGCGAATAGAAGCAGAGCGAAGTCATTTAATTAGCCGCCTAGAACAACTCGAAGAATTAGCACCTGAAATCGAATTATCAGAACAAATATTGCACGACTTCTCATCTAAGGGTGCAGAAGTTTTTGATCCACAAGCTATAGGAATATTAGAGCGTCTCCGCCAATTTATTCTCTGGCTACAACCACATCAGGTTACAATAAATGATTGTATTAGCACAGATCGACAACAACTAGAACAAGCTATTCATGAAAAAGACTTAGAATTAAGCGATCTTGCTCGTTGTCGTTATTTTGCTCGTCCAAAACCTGCTGGCGTAGCCCACCATGCCAAAGCTGGTAACATCAATTACGCGATGTTTTCTGGTGAAACTTCAGGAGAGTTTGTAGTTACTCTGGATGCAGATCATATACCCAGACCACAATTTCTCAAGCGTGTACTGCCTTACTTTTATAATTACAACGTTTTTAATGGGCAATATGAGGGTAACAAAATTGCCTTTGTGCAGACACCCCAAGATTTTTATAACTTACCTGCGGGCGATCCTTTTGGGCATTCAGCAAATTTATTTTATGGCCCCATCCAACAAGGTAAAGATGGTATGAATTCAGCCTTCTATACGGGAACAAATGCCATTCTTAGACGGGAGGCAGTTGTGAGTGTAGGGCTGCAATATTTTGCTGATGAATATTCTAAAGACGAAAAAAGGTTAGATGAATTTGAATTAGTTGGGGGCGTATCCAGTAATAGTATTACTGAAGATATGAACACTGCTATGCGCTTACACGGTGCAGGTTGGAAATCTGTTTACCATAATGAAATCTTGGCACAAGGTTTAGCTCCAGATGACTTAAGTTCAACAATTAAACAGCGACTACGTTGGGCGCAAGGAACTATTCAAGTATTACAACGAGAAAATCCTTTAACTAAGCCAGGGCTAAGTTTTTGGCAAAGGTTACAGTATTTCCAGACAATGTATAGTTACTTTTCTGGTTTCTTTGTATTTATACTTATTGCTTGCCCAATCCTTTTCTTTTTCACAGGCGTTATTCCTGTCAAAGCTTATGGCCCTGATTTTGCTCTGCACTTTTTTCCAGCTTTTATCGTTAACAGATTAACTTTCTTGGCGGCTACTTGGGGAATTCCTGCTAGAGAAGTTTGGCGTTCAGAGCAATATGCTGTAGCATTTTTCCCGCTGTTTATTCAAGCTGTTGTGAGTGTGTTGACAGGTAAGCCAATTAAGTTCCAGGTAACGCCTAAACAGCGACAAGCTGGTGTTTATTTTGAATTGGTGAAGCCACAGTTAATTATTTTCGGTTTAACGATTTTAGGAATTTTGTGGAGTCTGTATCGTTTTATAACTGGCAGTTTAGATCAGCCTTTGGTTCACTTGTTTAATACAGGTTGGTCTATTTATAATTTGGCACTACTCTGGGCAGTGATCCAAGCTGCTCGTTGGCAACCCAAAGAATTCTCCTGAGTAGTCAACACTCAACAGTGACGAACTTGAGTTTTAAGTTTAACTATAGCCATCTACTTATTTTGGCTAATCAGCCTCAATCCCCGCTAAACTATCAAAATTGAATTGTTTACCACCTACTAGGAGTTAAGTTGCATGAGTGCGGAAGCTAAGGTTGTTGAACCCACCGGGATTTTAGACGGAATTAGAGGTAATAACCTGCGTCGAGAAATAAGTGATCTTGTGGCTGCTGGAGCCAAAACAGTGTTGATTGACCTGAAAAATGTCACTTTTATGGATAGTTCTGGCTTAAGTGCTTTGGTGTCAGCCCTCAAAACAGTGCGGACTGCTGGTGGTAAGCTATATCTATCTTCAATCAATGATCAAGTAAAAATGGTGTTTGATCTAACTCGTATGGATCGAGTTTTTGAAACTTTTGCCAGCGTTGATGAGTTTAATAAATCTGTATCCAACGAATCTTAGGCTCGCTGTTAGCTAATGAAGGTAGCTTAAAGGTAAAAACCCAACCCCCTCCCCGTGAACAGGGAGGGAGCTATTTTTTAAAAGAAATTTACTTTTAACATAGACAAATCATCATCAAAAGCACCATCAGAAGTACCAATTTTTATTTTTTCTAATAAGTGATTGAGATTTAAATGATTTTTTTGTAAATCTTGCAGTACATCAATTAAGGCATCTAACCCCCAAAGTTTACCATTTGGCAGATTAATTTCGTAAGCACCATCACTAAAAATATATAAAGTGCTGTTGCTAGTTATTTGACAATATTGATCTT of the Oculatellaceae cyanobacterium genome contains:
- the rplY gene encoding 50S ribosomal protein L25, whose protein sequence is MSLSIECQKRPEGSKPRALRRSGLIPAVLYGHQGRESISLVVDSKAVGDLLKASSGKKPEVQLNIPELSWSGTTVLQEVQIHPWKRFPYHVSFFATKSKTAETAEAAEAV
- a CDS encoding adenylosuccinate synthase; amino-acid sequence: MANVVVIGAQWGDEGKGKITDLLSKSADVVVRYQGGVNAGHTVVVKGQTFKLHLIPSGILYPDTDCIIGCGTVIDPELLIKELDQLQALKIPTGNLLISQTAHVTMPYHRIIDEASEKQRGNHKIGTTGRGIGPTYADKSERTGIRVQDLMDSDTLRSQLNWTINYKNVILEKLYNLPPLDPEKVIEEYLGYAERLRPYVVDTSLFIYDAIQRRRNILFEGAQGTLLDLDHGTYPYVTSSNPVAGGACVGTGVGPTMIDRVIGVAKAYTTRVGEGPFPTELNGKMGELLCDRGAEFGTTTGRKRRCGWFDALIGRYAVRINGLDCLAITKLDVLDELEEINVCVAYEIDGKHIEEFPSSARQFANCKPIYKTLPGWQQSTADCRSLDDLPKQALDYLKFLAELMEVPIAIVSLGASRDQTIIVEDPIHGPKRALLHANGSPVQSVV
- a CDS encoding DUF3131 domain-containing protein, whose product is MNSDFEPPPKSWSALATVGGILTALVAIAVLQSVSNKLQKDQRTEKKPVTQTVASSFEKQDVKAMQLPGRPVPFDQIAAKPTPYAAPTAGKLTAAELEMARQAWSYFEKNWNEETGLVNSVDGFTSVTLWDQAAGMAALVSAFELEIVPETEFNEKMATALKSLAKLPLYKKELPNKVYNSKTLIPVNYGKVDQEEEIGWSAIDLGRMAIWLKIVAAKYPQFSSDARAVWSSWKLDRLVKNGQMYGTSVVNGEELYNQEGRQGYENYGAYGLKLLGLNVDRALNPTNYLGFVNLYNTGVPYDLRDAKTSGANNYVLSEPFILDGIEIGFQGLPKAFADRVLAAQEARFKATNQLTAVTEDNLDREPYFVYSSLFVNGEPWAVITDTGKKYNNLRFLSSKASVGWHVLYNTPYTQKLFDFVQTNLKSEKGWYNGYYETLREPNKSLTANNNGVIMESLLYKKVGKPLIVWAGVE
- a CDS encoding DUF3131 domain-containing protein, translated to MNQERNGTQWSKLMALSLTGVTIGQLLPYGSLPVDQALAQNPSPNQAACADIVAPLTQEEQEYARTAWQYFVKNYQPTTGLVNSTGGYPSGTLWDMANYLVALSTVRGLNIITQADFDARLNKFLTGINALPLFNNALPNKVYNAATGAMVDYGNNPKPNGIGWSALDIGRMLAAFHIIRTCHPEYADWVASVVSRWKLEQSIKDGQLYGAVVLPDGKTQFVQEGRLGYEEYAARGYELWGFKPNKAIAIEPFQFAKVNNLNIPVDSRDYQTTNANNYVVSESYILDGIEFGLQGYLKDYSRSVFEAQKRQYEETGELTAVSEDNIDQPPYFLYSTVYSNGVPWAVITDENKPYPQLRSLSTKAAFGWRYLYPDDPYAQKIFDVAKDLRNADGFYAGLYHETKKPNSILTGNTNGLILEILYYKARGNRPLINPTLVSFADAPPTGNALVAESPTPANVNPPVAVAPTQAAPNPNAAAPPRSVDARINPPPTNTATQQPTATTPQVVAVAPIPAVSGQPAAAPKLARPLKPQEKRYAEAAWKYFQANYEPNTGLVSDRSDVKGLTPWGIGDYIAALHAVRSLDVISSEEFDNRTRLLLGALQKLPLYGNEIPSRSYDPRTLQPIDYGGNSVSQGTGWSALDIGRLMSALYNLKSAFPQYTNAVDQVALQWSYLRVVRDQRLQSAIAKHEGNKTQADGNSDYMLSVVYPEVRLGYEEYAARGFQLWGFDVDRSSVGGEYQSEKVEGVNVPTKRIRPDINTETNQYTVSDPFLLYGLEFGVDPQMRQLFEPIRRAQAERYRRTGKLTAGGTTVLDREPYVVRSTIIADTEPWATIADDGRRVPDVRMVSTASAFALNALYPGDTYAAELWRASTDLYDSSQGYYEGFLENTGQPVKAYTSTTNSMVLQSLLYQVTNQQPIVTRNLNINSPWWQAVAKGDSSRGLPVANSQTTQLVADASGTYWTSVNNRQPVALQPTANNTAVASQQPPIENSSAIASSPATTPEFTAPVASTPPVVRTAPQTTPNTTTPEFTAPVASTPPVVATAPQTTPSSTINQPPRDSASADLSVRIAAVLPRLQTDTNIVAAQIAWQYFERNWNSETGLVNSLDNNPVTNIWDQASAILGMHSVRQLSIINSDLFNSRFSRLLQTLETLPLSAAKLPNQGYNTRTAKMLQLPTTELQSPSGSSAVDLARFLLALHVIKTNYPEYSQRVNNLVARSNLLQVVKNGLQQPGTEAQGYKQYAAKILTLWKVNVAGLDNFSLASAQNSLSDSSFRSDRTIDPYILWGLELGWPEAVKTQLVGLLQSQAQKSYFKNYSLSTNDQPWQTRNKQTSTDASVNFLSTKSAFAIASLLEDDPYATTLRQYVQNLAQENRGYLSGRYGNSQNNLKASIDVNTNAMILESLLYQARNRRPLAF
- a CDS encoding glycosyltransferase, producing the protein MTRSYFADHPQSFPGNSRSRLKERTLLFRYLAEINLILGAWYLYWRINNSINFDALWLSIPLLLAEIYSYIGGLMFTIGLWRPLVREIKSIDQLRPPMPQSKWPTVDVFITCYSEPPEMVEETARATLAMDYPASKLRVYILDDGNSAEMRAMAQRLAIEDLQSPLLQEEAQRIEAERSHLISRLEQLEELAPEIELSEQILHDFSSKGAEVFDPQAIGILERLRQFILWLQPHQVTINDCISTDRQQLEQAIHEKDLELSDLARCRYFARPKPAGVAHHAKAGNINYAMFSGETSGEFVVTLDADHIPRPQFLKRVLPYFYNYNVFNGQYEGNKIAFVQTPQDFYNLPAGDPFGHSANLFYGPIQQGKDGMNSAFYTGTNAILRREAVVSVGLQYFADEYSKDEKRLDEFELVGGVSSNSITEDMNTAMRLHGAGWKSVYHNEILAQGLAPDDLSSTIKQRLRWAQGTIQVLQRENPLTKPGLSFWQRLQYFQTMYSYFSGFFVFILIACPILFFFTGVIPVKAYGPDFALHFFPAFIVNRLTFLAATWGIPAREVWRSEQYAVAFFPLFIQAVVSVLTGKPIKFQVTPKQRQAGVYFELVKPQLIIFGLTILGILWSLYRFITGSLDQPLVHLFNTGWSIYNLALLWAVIQAARWQPKEFS
- a CDS encoding STAS domain-containing protein, translating into MSAEAKVVEPTGILDGIRGNNLRREISDLVAAGAKTVLIDLKNVTFMDSSGLSALVSALKTVRTAGGKLYLSSINDQVKMVFDLTRMDRVFETFASVDEFNKSVSNES